The following are encoded in a window of Candidatus Moraniibacteriota bacterium genomic DNA:
- the trpS gene encoding tryptophan--tRNA ligase: MKKRLFSGVQPSGRLHLGNYVGAVRQWIALQEEFEALFCVVDLHAITVSQNPEILREKTLEIAKTYLALGIDPERAHIFIQSQVSEHTELAWILNTLTRMSDLEKMTQFKDKAKSREESSVGLFDYPVLMAADILLYSTDTVPVGEDQTQHLELTRVLARRFNKKFGDTFFVPKTFVIEEGSRIMGLDDPTKKMSKSATSEYNYIALDDDVVMARKKIMRAVTDSDKGITYEDNRPGLKNLLILFTLLSGRTLEDVILEYKDKGCSEFKKDVADIVVDFLETFQEQYQSISDEDVLNILEEGRKYAKKIAKEKICEVKEKMGLYL, from the coding sequence ATGAAAAAAAGACTTTTTTCTGGGGTTCAGCCTTCAGGAAGACTTCATTTGGGAAATTATGTTGGAGCGGTTCGGCAATGGATAGCTCTTCAAGAAGAATTCGAAGCTTTGTTTTGTGTGGTAGATCTCCATGCTATAACCGTTTCTCAAAATCCTGAAATTTTGCGAGAAAAAACTCTTGAAATAGCTAAGACTTATTTGGCGCTTGGTATTGATCCTGAAAGAGCTCATATTTTTATTCAGTCCCAAGTCTCAGAACATACAGAACTTGCATGGATTCTTAATACGCTTACCAGGATGAGTGATTTAGAAAAGATGACTCAATTCAAAGATAAGGCAAAAAGTCGTGAAGAGAGTAGTGTGGGATTATTTGATTATCCCGTTCTTATGGCAGCAGATATTTTACTCTATAGTACGGATACCGTTCCCGTTGGAGAAGACCAAACGCAACATCTTGAACTTACTCGAGTCCTTGCTCGTCGTTTTAATAAAAAATTTGGAGATACGTTTTTTGTTCCCAAGACATTTGTTATCGAGGAAGGTTCTCGTATTATGGGACTTGATGATCCAACTAAGAAAATGTCAAAATCAGCAACAAGTGAATATAATTATATCGCACTTGATGATGACGTTGTGATGGCAAGAAAGAAGATTATGCGGGCGGTAACAGATAGTGATAAGGGAATAACATACGAAGATAATCGTCCAGGACTTAAAAACCTTCTTATCCTTTTTACTCTTTTATCAGGGCGAACACTGGAAGATGTTATCTTGGAATATAAAGATAAAGGATGCTCTGAATTTAAAAAAGATGTAGCGGATATCGTGGTGGATTTTCTGGAAACATTTCAAGAGCAATACCAATCTATTTCCGATGAAGATGTTTTGAATATTTTGGAAGAAGGTAGGAAATATGCAAAAAAAATTGCAAAAGAAAAAATTTGTGAGGTAAAGGAGAAAATGGGTTTATATCTTTGA
- the groL gene encoding chaperonin GroEL (60 kDa chaperone family; promotes refolding of misfolded polypeptides especially under stressful conditions; forms two stacked rings of heptamers to form a barrel-shaped 14mer; ends can be capped by GroES; misfolded proteins enter the barrel where they are refolded when GroES binds), with translation MAKQIRFSTEARKSVKAGIDAVADAVKVTIGPKGRNVVLDKGFGAPTITNDGVSIAKEIELDDKYENIGAELIKEVAEKTNDAAGDGTTTAAVITQALVREGLKYVETGINPIGIRHGMEQAKDDIIAILKKRAKKVTTREEIAQVATISAESREMGDMIASVMEEVGNAGVVTVEESNTFGFSKEVVEGMNFDKGYVSPYMITDAQEQIAEVKDAFILITDKKISAISEILPILEKLSQSGKKDIVIIAEDIDGEALATLVVNKIRGVFNSLAIKSPEFGDNRKAMLADIAVLTGGQVISSDTGMKLESVELSMLGRAQKVISSKDETTIVGGEGKKKDIEVRIAQIRSQIETTDSKYDREKLEKRLAKLSGGVAVIRVGAASETELTYIKHKMEDALAATRAAISEGIVAGGGTALAKAAIELEKKNLSSKSHEFQAGYEALLESLYEPLRQIAKNAGEQESAVVLNEVLENEGENFGYDASTDEYIEDMVKFGIIDPVKVTRSALENAVSVAAILLTTEVVITDKPEEKKDMMPGGMHGGMPGMM, from the coding sequence ATGGCAAAGCAAATTCGTTTTTCTACGGAAGCAAGAAAATCCGTAAAAGCAGGAATTGATGCGGTGGCAGACGCCGTAAAGGTTACGATTGGTCCTAAAGGAAGAAATGTTGTTTTAGACAAAGGTTTTGGTGCTCCAACCATTACCAATGATGGTGTGAGTATCGCAAAAGAAATTGAACTCGACGATAAATACGAAAATATTGGAGCTGAGCTCATTAAGGAAGTTGCTGAAAAAACCAATGATGCTGCTGGGGATGGTACTACTACGGCTGCAGTTATCACACAAGCATTAGTGCGAGAAGGTTTGAAATATGTTGAGACAGGTATTAATCCTATCGGTATTCGTCATGGGATGGAGCAGGCAAAAGACGATATTATCGCCATACTCAAAAAACGAGCCAAAAAGGTAACAACTCGAGAAGAAATTGCTCAGGTTGCGACTATCAGTGCTGAATCTCGAGAAATGGGGGATATGATTGCTTCTGTAATGGAAGAGGTTGGAAATGCAGGTGTTGTTACTGTTGAAGAATCAAACACCTTTGGTTTTTCGAAGGAAGTTGTAGAAGGTATGAATTTTGATAAGGGGTATGTTTCTCCTTATATGATAACGGACGCACAAGAACAAATTGCTGAAGTGAAAGATGCTTTTATTCTTATTACAGATAAAAAGATTTCGGCTATCAGTGAAATTTTGCCGATTCTTGAAAAGCTTTCTCAATCGGGAAAGAAGGATATCGTTATTATCGCTGAAGATATTGACGGAGAAGCTTTGGCAACACTTGTGGTAAATAAAATTCGAGGCGTATTCAACTCTTTGGCGATTAAATCTCCAGAATTCGGAGATAATCGAAAAGCTATGCTTGCTGACATCGCCGTCCTTACAGGAGGTCAGGTTATTAGCTCCGATACAGGAATGAAGTTAGAATCAGTAGAACTTTCTATGCTTGGACGAGCTCAGAAAGTTATTTCTTCCAAAGATGAGACAACTATTGTTGGGGGAGAAGGAAAGAAAAAGGATATTGAAGTTCGAATTGCTCAGATTCGATCACAGATTGAAACGACAGACTCTAAATATGATAGAGAAAAACTTGAAAAACGACTTGCTAAACTTTCTGGAGGAGTAGCTGTTATTCGAGTAGGAGCAGCTTCCGAAACAGAATTGACCTATATTAAGCACAAAATGGAAGATGCTTTGGCAGCAACTCGCGCAGCTATTTCGGAAGGAATTGTTGCTGGTGGAGGAACGGCTCTTGCAAAAGCAGCTATTGAGTTAGAAAAAAAGAATTTAAGTTCGAAGAGTCATGAATTTCAAGCAGGATATGAGGCTCTTTTGGAATCTCTTTACGAACCACTCCGACAAATTGCTAAAAATGCCGGAGAACAAGAGAGTGCTGTAGTGCTTAATGAAGTATTAGAAAATGAAGGAGAAAACTTTGGATATGATGCTTCAACGGATGAATACATTGAAGATATGGTTAAATTCGGAATTATTGATCCAGTAAAAGTGACACGAAGCGCTCTTGAAAACGCTGTTTCTGTTGCCGCAATTCTTCTCACAACGGAAGTGGTTATTACGGATAAGCCTGAAGAGAAAAAGGATATGATGCCTGGTGGTATGCATGGTGGTATGCCAGGAATGATGTAA
- the ychF gene encoding redox-regulated ATPase YchF, with the protein MKVGIVGLPNVGKSTLFKVLTRNPVDINNYPFCTIDPNIGIVKVPDERLWKLSQMSQSKKTVPAVVEFVDIAGLVKGASQGEGLGNAFLANIREVDAIVHVVRVFGDGRIIHVDGSVNPHRDRDTISTELMLADLQTIQKHVDRLSKESKSGDKDALKAFSASKKIRETLDEGNLAIHTKLPDEEMSYMRQFGLLTAKPMIYVFNVGNVEEALSDELENLEHIKLDIKMEEEILDMTDEERKELEVKTNLDQLIRKAYDVLGLITFLTTGEQESRAWTIKRNSTAPEAGAAIHTDFMNRFIRAEVISWNTLLSLGSWNRAREEGKLRTEGKNYIVCDGDVIVFKV; encoded by the coding sequence ATGAAAGTTGGAATTGTGGGCCTTCCTAATGTTGGAAAATCAACCTTATTTAAGGTGCTTACTCGAAATCCTGTAGATATAAATAATTATCCTTTTTGTACTATTGATCCAAATATTGGAATAGTAAAAGTTCCTGATGAAAGATTATGGAAACTTTCTCAAATGTCTCAAAGTAAAAAAACGGTTCCTGCTGTTGTTGAATTTGTTGATATTGCTGGATTGGTAAAGGGAGCTTCGCAAGGAGAAGGTTTGGGGAATGCTTTTCTTGCTAATATTCGTGAGGTCGATGCTATTGTTCATGTTGTTCGAGTTTTTGGTGATGGAAGAATCATTCATGTGGATGGTTCGGTAAATCCTCATCGAGACAGGGATACTATTTCAACAGAACTTATGCTTGCAGATCTTCAGACTATACAAAAACATGTAGATAGACTTTCTAAAGAATCAAAATCAGGAGATAAGGATGCCCTGAAAGCATTTTCTGCAAGTAAGAAGATACGAGAAACTTTGGATGAGGGTAATTTGGCTATTCACACAAAACTTCCTGATGAAGAAATGTCATATATGCGACAATTTGGCTTACTTACAGCAAAACCTATGATATATGTTTTTAATGTGGGTAATGTTGAAGAAGCGCTTTCTGATGAATTGGAAAATCTTGAACATATAAAACTTGATATAAAGATGGAGGAAGAAATATTGGATATGACAGATGAGGAAAGAAAAGAATTGGAAGTAAAAACAAATCTGGATCAACTTATTCGAAAAGCATATGATGTATTGGGTCTTATTACTTTTCTCACAACAGGAGAGCAAGAAAGTCGAGCGTGGACAATAAAAAGAAATTCTACCGCGCCAGAGGCGGGTGCTGCTATTCATACGGATTTTATGAATCGTTTTATTCGAGCAGAAGTAATTTCTTGGAATACCCTTCTTTCTCTTGGGTCATGGAATAGAGCAAGAGAAGAGGGGAAGTTAAGAACTGAAGGGAAAAATTATATTGTTTGTGATGGGGACGTTATTGTATTTAAAGTATAA
- the lepB gene encoding signal peptidase I, translating into MLRFSFLDKTFCRIVILFIFISMGGFSFFLFEKNSSHPSTCQVSREIKTVRGHSMEPLFLDGTEVTALMGYFECKKPSRNDIALVSYGGNKFPLIKRIRALPGDTYEFFEREQERFSLVINGEILTNSAGKSYNFLRSDIQEMVRYGSAYGYVIPENRYLILGENSAGSMDSTQFGFLDRDTLIAKVMKK; encoded by the coding sequence ATGCTTCGATTTTCTTTTTTGGATAAAACTTTTTGTAGGATTGTTATTCTTTTTATTTTTATAAGTATGGGTGGTTTTTCTTTTTTTCTTTTTGAAAAAAATTCTTCTCACCCTTCAACTTGCCAGGTGAGTCGAGAGATAAAAACAGTCCGAGGTCATTCGATGGAACCTTTATTTTTGGATGGAACTGAGGTGACCGCTCTTATGGGATATTTTGAATGTAAAAAACCCTCTCGAAATGATATCGCACTTGTTTCTTATGGAGGAAATAAATTCCCTCTTATAAAACGTATACGCGCACTCCCTGGTGATACGTATGAATTTTTCGAAAGAGAACAGGAAAGATTTTCTTTGGTAATAAATGGAGAAATACTTACGAATAGTGCTGGAAAATCCTATAATTTTCTTCGATCAGATATCCAAGAAATGGTACGCTATGGAAGTGCTTATGGCTATGTCATTCCTGAAAATAGATATCTTATTCTTGGAGAAAATAGCGCTGGAAGTATGGACTCTACGCAGTTTGGTTTTTTGGATAGAGATACTCTTATTGCAAAAGTGATGAAAAAATAA
- the tadA gene encoding Flp pilus assembly complex ATPase component TadA — protein sequence MKIENKKLRDFLLDTNFIKKDIIENAFLEAESKNENLSTILLEQKAIEEADLQKFIAYILGIPFVDLEKMIINSDVLRIIPEPIAKKYTIVAFEKNGKELKIAMLHPEDLQTIDFISKKSGLKIVPCFSTKKSILSALRQYEKSLQAEFINLIDEDTGKIHEEENSDSDLEKVAQDIPVIRIVDTLLKYAIIQQASDIHIEPTEKEVIVRYRIDGMLHDAMNLSAKVLPGIVARIKILSNLKLDEHRLPQDGRFKIQTNEYKISFRVSILPVFDGEKVVMRLLDETSRGLTLELIGFLGRDLEVMHRLIRKSNGIILVTGPTGSGKTTTLYTIMDILNSSDVNISTVEDPVEYRMQRINQTQVNAKIGMTFATALRSLLRQDPDIIMVGEIRDQETMEIALHAAMTGHLVLSTLHTNSAAATIPRLVDMGAEPFLVASTVNGILAQRLVRKLCPDCRKERFLSEKEVRAMKKSLHMDDILKYLQETLENPKGKTQTWKNIAFFSPQGCERCGGTGFKGRMSIFETLEMSESIRKAISERATAEKIQEISRKEGMHSMLEDGLLKAARGITSIEEILRVVQE from the coding sequence ATAAAAATAGAAAATAAAAAATTAAGGGATTTCCTTCTTGATACCAATTTTATAAAAAAGGATATTATTGAAAATGCTTTTCTTGAAGCGGAATCAAAAAATGAGAATCTTTCTACTATTTTATTAGAACAAAAAGCTATAGAAGAAGCAGATCTTCAAAAATTCATTGCTTACATTCTAGGTATTCCTTTTGTGGATCTTGAGAAGATGATTATTAATTCTGATGTTTTGAGAATTATCCCAGAGCCGATTGCAAAAAAATATACCATAGTAGCTTTCGAAAAAAATGGAAAAGAATTAAAAATTGCAATGCTTCATCCTGAAGATCTTCAGACAATAGATTTTATTTCAAAAAAAAGTGGTTTAAAAATTGTTCCTTGCTTTTCAACAAAGAAAAGTATTTTATCCGCATTGCGTCAATATGAGAAAAGTTTACAAGCAGAGTTTATTAATCTTATAGATGAAGATACGGGGAAAATTCATGAAGAAGAAAATTCCGATTCTGATCTTGAAAAAGTTGCTCAAGATATACCCGTTATTCGCATAGTTGATACACTTCTTAAATATGCCATTATTCAACAAGCGAGTGATATTCATATAGAACCAACAGAAAAAGAAGTTATTGTTCGTTATCGGATTGATGGAATGCTTCATGATGCTATGAATCTTTCGGCAAAAGTTCTTCCTGGAATTGTTGCTCGTATAAAGATTCTTTCCAATTTAAAACTTGATGAACATAGACTTCCTCAAGATGGAAGGTTTAAAATACAAACCAATGAATATAAAATTTCTTTTCGAGTAAGTATTTTGCCAGTATTTGATGGTGAAAAAGTGGTTATGCGTCTATTGGATGAGACTTCTCGTGGATTGACTTTGGAATTAATTGGTTTTTTGGGAAGAGATCTCGAAGTTATGCATCGGCTTATACGAAAATCCAATGGTATTATTTTAGTTACTGGACCTACAGGATCAGGAAAAACGACTACGCTTTATACCATTATGGATATTTTAAATTCTTCCGATGTGAATATATCCACAGTAGAAGATCCAGTGGAATATCGAATGCAACGTATAAATCAAACGCAAGTAAATGCTAAAATAGGAATGACTTTTGCCACAGCCTTACGTTCATTGCTTAGACAAGACCCCGATATAATTATGGTTGGAGAAATTCGAGATCAAGAAACGATGGAAATAGCTCTTCATGCTGCTATGACAGGGCACCTTGTTCTTTCTACTCTTCATACAAACAGTGCAGCAGCGACCATTCCTCGACTTGTGGATATGGGGGCGGAGCCTTTTCTTGTAGCTTCAACGGTAAATGGAATTCTTGCTCAACGTCTTGTTCGAAAATTATGTCCTGATTGCAGAAAAGAAAGATTTTTAAGTGAAAAAGAAGTTCGAGCTATGAAGAAAAGTCTTCATATGGATGATATTCTTAAATATCTTCAAGAAACATTAGAGAATCCAAAAGGTAAAACTCAAACGTGGAAAAATATAGCCTTTTTTTCTCCACAAGGATGTGAAAGGTGTGGAGGTACTGGCTTTAAAGGAAGAATGAGTATTTTTGAAACACTAGAAATGTCGGAATCTATAAGAAAAGCTATTTCTGAACGAGCTACTGCAGAAAAAATTCAAGAAATCTCTCGAAAAGAGGGTATGCATAGCATGCTAGAAGACGGACTTCTTAAGGCAGCCAGAGGAATCACTTCAATAGAAGAAATATTGCGTGTAGTACAAGAATAG
- a CDS encoding phosphomannomutase/phosphoglucomutase — protein MNPSIFKSYDIRGIYPTDIDESCAYAIGFSTAEILGLTTVAVGRDARASGPSLMKELIRGLTDAGCTVINIGMITTPMLYFSSWQLPVDGALSVTASHNPAEYNGVKICLKNAIPVGEMSGLFDIRDRAFSGNFIPVQKKGSEKTQDIKTDYYEYFGQFAHFKNQKFSLVIDCANTMGVLELPFYEKFQENIKIHPLYCDLDHPYSAHEANPLNTETLKELQEVVVKKKADLGISYDGDADRVGFVDEKGEIIPMDLVTGLIARVLLEKNHGATILYDLRSSDSVKEVIEENGGIAKECRVGHSFIKAQMREENALFAGELSGHYYFQANKNGESSTLAAFTLLNLMAETKLPISELVADLRRYHHSGEINSEVKDKNIVLEELKTVYRQGKISELDGTKIRFSNWWFNVRPSNTEPVLRLNLEAKTKTLMEEKTKEILSIIKKDF, from the coding sequence ATGAATCCATCGATTTTTAAGTCTTACGATATACGAGGAATTTATCCAACTGATATAGATGAATCTTGTGCGTATGCTATAGGATTTTCAACTGCTGAAATACTCGGCCTTACAACCGTTGCTGTGGGAAGAGATGCCCGTGCTTCTGGGCCATCCCTCATGAAAGAACTCATTCGTGGACTCACTGACGCTGGATGTACTGTGATAAATATTGGAATGATAACCACTCCCATGCTTTATTTCTCTTCTTGGCAGCTTCCTGTTGATGGAGCTCTTTCTGTCACAGCTTCTCATAACCCCGCCGAATATAACGGCGTAAAAATTTGTCTCAAAAATGCTATTCCTGTAGGAGAAATGTCTGGACTTTTCGATATTCGAGACAGAGCCTTTTCTGGGAATTTCATTCCCGTGCAAAAAAAAGGTTCAGAAAAAACACAAGACATAAAGACTGACTATTACGAATATTTTGGTCAATTTGCCCATTTCAAAAACCAAAAATTTTCGCTTGTCATTGATTGTGCAAATACTATGGGAGTTCTTGAACTTCCTTTTTATGAAAAATTTCAAGAAAATATAAAAATACATCCTCTTTATTGCGATCTTGATCATCCCTATAGCGCTCATGAGGCTAATCCTCTTAACACAGAAACTCTCAAAGAACTTCAAGAAGTCGTAGTAAAGAAAAAGGCCGATCTTGGAATTTCTTATGACGGAGATGCTGATCGAGTAGGGTTTGTAGATGAAAAAGGAGAAATTATTCCTATGGATCTTGTAACAGGACTTATCGCTCGAGTACTTTTGGAAAAAAATCATGGAGCTACTATTCTTTATGATCTTCGTTCATCGGATTCTGTTAAAGAAGTTATAGAAGAAAATGGAGGAATAGCAAAAGAATGTCGTGTTGGACACTCTTTTATCAAAGCACAAATGCGAGAAGAAAACGCTCTTTTTGCAGGAGAACTTTCAGGACATTATTATTTTCAGGCCAATAAAAATGGTGAGTCTTCTACACTTGCAGCATTCACCCTTCTTAATCTTATGGCAGAAACAAAACTTCCTATTTCAGAACTTGTTGCGGATCTTCGTCGCTATCATCATAGTGGCGAAATAAACAGCGAAGTAAAGGATAAAAATATTGTTTTAGAAGAGCTTAAAACAGTCTACAGACAAGGAAAAATCTCTGAGCTAGACGGCACAAAAATTCGATTTTCCAATTGGTGGTTTAATGTTCGTCCTTCTAATACCGAGCCTGTACTTCGCCTTAATTTAGAAGCAAAAACGAAAACTCTCATGGAAGAAAAAACGAAAGAGATTCTCTCTATTATTAAAAAAGATTTTTAA
- a CDS encoding ChbG/HpnK family deacetylase has protein sequence MDVFSKKICISADDFGMCRLGNDRTLFLLEQKKIHRISCLVYGEYNEDDIQRLVASNAKLDIHLDTETEVKQEGSGRGSVARRGLYFLYEFWFTKKYLSKKMEQEWEKQILLFYKKFGKYPDGLNTHQHIHYFFPFFRVLIRLSKKYSISYIRLGKNSFYVPDAVAIILDILRIFDITLLKRSKKQTSDVLLSFDWFRQGNFLTIETLYSRLQGRNIEIIFHPKREEDFVFLSEKNNF, from the coding sequence ATGGATGTTTTTTCTAAAAAAATATGCATTTCAGCAGATGACTTTGGTATGTGTCGATTGGGAAATGATCGGACACTTTTTCTTCTTGAGCAAAAAAAAATTCATCGAATTTCTTGCTTAGTCTATGGAGAATATAATGAAGATGACATTCAACGTCTTGTAGCATCAAATGCAAAGCTAGATATTCATTTGGATACAGAAACGGAAGTGAAGCAAGAAGGGTCGGGTCGTGGATCAGTTGCGAGAAGGGGACTTTATTTTCTCTATGAGTTTTGGTTCACAAAAAAATATCTTTCAAAGAAGATGGAGCAAGAATGGGAAAAACAAATTCTTCTTTTTTATAAAAAATTTGGAAAATATCCTGACGGTTTAAATACACATCAGCATATTCATTATTTTTTTCCTTTTTTTCGGGTCCTCATAAGACTTTCAAAAAAATACTCTATTTCCTATATTCGATTGGGAAAAAATTCGTTTTATGTACCAGACGCTGTTGCTATTATATTGGATATTCTTCGAATTTTTGATATTACTTTACTTAAAAGATCAAAAAAACAAACAAGTGATGTTCTTTTGAGTTTTGATTGGTTTAGACAAGGAAACTTTTTGACGATAGAAACATTATATTCTCGATTACAAGGAAGAAATATAGAAATAATATTTCACCCTAAAAGAGAGGAAGATTTTGTTTTTCTTTCGGAGAAAAATAATTTTTAG
- a CDS encoding ribonuclease J, with product MFIDTIRRDRKTSPKKVNPQDKEGHTLNAKKSVERRKTEISPLKNQAKNVSSGTNQASPTQNENTPQRKRSAQGGRRGGQQKRTPSHSFGGSTHTLRGGADRVTTRQDQSRVEIVPPVKPKTLRVIPIGGQEEVGRNMAVFEYDGDIVIVDMGMQFPEEDMPGIDYIVPNIDYLKGKESRIRGVIFTHGHLDHIGAAPILLEKLGYPPIVGRDLTIAMLKRKIEEHNPNAASKLKVIHVKSFRDTVRLGQFQAGFFDVEHSIMDAIGVVLATDAGTIVHLGDWTIGHDSIEKNNISYTHLSRLPRPTILMLESLGAINKNPPKSEKQVQKNLEDLIAEAPGRVIIGTFSSQIKRVSYLLSYAEKIGKKVALDGYSMRTNIEIARELGYLNVQKDTLIPVSDIHKYPENRIVVICTGAQGEANAVFNRIVTGNHRFITLQKTDTIVFSSSVIPGNERSVQRLKDNLYRKCENVIHSDIMDIHMSGHSTAEDIREMIRQIKPSYFLPVYANHFFLKEAKKRAVEIGYPVEDVFVLDNGNVIDFKKGERPKVLKEKADSSYVFIDGLGIGDIGHVVLRDRQMLSEDGMFAITIILDSKTKEVVGNMQVTSRGFILVKENFDLVNETKRRVGDIIKRTTSKDTKLDPRFVENAIRDQIGEFLFQKTQRRPMILPVVVEV from the coding sequence ATGTTTATAGATACTATACGAAGAGACAGAAAAACATCGCCAAAAAAAGTGAACCCTCAGGATAAAGAAGGGCACACACTTAATGCGAAAAAATCTGTTGAAAGAAGAAAAACGGAGATATCTCCGTTAAAGAATCAAGCTAAAAATGTGAGTAGTGGAACGAATCAAGCATCCCCGACACAGAATGAAAATACACCACAAAGAAAAAGATCTGCGCAAGGGGGAAGAAGAGGTGGGCAACAAAAGCGAACGCCATCTCATTCTTTTGGGGGTTCAACGCACACACTTCGAGGAGGTGCAGACCGTGTTACAACAAGACAAGATCAATCAAGAGTGGAAATTGTTCCACCTGTAAAGCCTAAAACACTTCGAGTTATTCCTATTGGGGGACAAGAAGAGGTGGGAAGGAATATGGCAGTGTTTGAATATGATGGCGATATTGTTATTGTAGATATGGGAATGCAGTTTCCTGAAGAAGATATGCCCGGTATCGATTATATCGTTCCTAATATTGATTATTTAAAAGGAAAAGAAAGTCGTATCCGAGGGGTAATCTTTACTCATGGTCATTTAGATCATATTGGCGCAGCACCGATTCTTTTGGAAAAATTGGGGTATCCTCCTATTGTGGGAAGAGATCTTACTATTGCTATGTTGAAGAGAAAAATAGAAGAACATAATCCTAATGCAGCGTCAAAACTTAAAGTTATCCATGTAAAATCTTTTCGAGATACTGTCCGACTTGGCCAATTTCAAGCAGGATTTTTCGATGTTGAACATTCGATTATGGATGCTATAGGAGTTGTTCTTGCTACCGACGCTGGAACAATTGTTCATCTCGGAGATTGGACTATCGGACATGATTCTATAGAAAAAAATAATATTTCGTATACTCATTTATCTCGACTTCCTCGACCTACCATTTTAATGCTTGAAAGTTTGGGGGCTATCAATAAAAATCCTCCTAAATCTGAAAAACAAGTGCAAAAAAATCTCGAAGATCTTATAGCGGAAGCTCCCGGACGAGTTATTATCGGAACATTCTCTTCTCAGATTAAACGCGTTTCTTATCTTTTGAGCTACGCGGAAAAGATTGGAAAGAAAGTTGCTCTTGATGGGTATAGTATGCGAACCAATATTGAAATCGCTCGAGAGCTTGGTTATCTTAATGTTCAAAAAGATACACTTATTCCGGTTTCTGATATTCATAAATATCCCGAAAATAGAATTGTGGTTATTTGCACCGGTGCTCAAGGCGAAGCGAATGCTGTTTTTAATCGAATCGTTACGGGGAATCATAGATTTATTACTTTGCAAAAAACAGACACGATCGTTTTTTCTTCGTCGGTTATTCCTGGAAATGAACGAAGTGTGCAACGATTAAAAGATAATCTTTATCGAAAATGCGAGAATGTAATCCATAGCGATATTATGGATATTCATATGAGTGGACATTCTACAGCTGAAGATATTCGTGAAATGATTCGTCAGATCAAACCTTCATATTTCCTTCCTGTATATGCTAATCATTTTTTTCTCAAAGAAGCTAAAAAACGAGCAGTAGAAATTGGTTATCCTGTGGAAGATGTATTTGTTTTGGATAACGGAAACGTAATTGACTTTAAAAAAGGAGAACGACCTAAAGTTCTTAAAGAAAAAGCTGATTCTAGCTATGTATTCATCGACGGACTTGGTATTGGAGATATTGGGCACGTAGTTCTTCGTGATCGACAAATGCTTTCTGAAGATGGTATGTTTGCCATAACTATCATTCTTGATTCGAAGACCAAAGAGGTTGTTGGGAATATGCAAGTAACTTCTCGAGGATTTATTCTTGTGAAAGAAAACTTTGACTTGGTTAATGAAACGAAACGTCGTGTAGGCGATATTATAAAAAGAACAACGTCCAAAGATACTAAGTTAGATCCTCGATTTGTAGAAAATGCTATTAGGGATCAAATTGGAGAATTTCTTTTTCAAAAAACACAAAGACGTCCAATGATTCTTCCTGTTGTAGTGGAAGTATAA